Within the Burkholderia mayonis genome, the region GAGAACATTCGCGTGCCTCCCGGATCGTCGAAACCCGACGATGATGCCACGCCCACCCGCCACGCGGACGAATGGACGCCGACATGAAGCCGCGCTACGAACGCATCGCGATTCCCGAAGGCTGCTCGGTCCGCGTCTATCGGCGCAGGCTCGCGCAGATTCCGTTCGAATGGCACCACCATCCGGAATACGAGCTGACGCTCACGCTGAACAGCCGCGGCAAGCGCTTCGTCGGCGATCACGTCGCCGATTACGCCGGCGACGATCTCGTGCTCGTGCCGCCGAACCTGCCGCATACGTGGGCGTCGGACGCGCGTATCGATCCGGACGCGCCGCTCGTCGCACTCGTCGTCTGGTTCGACGGCGACTGGGCACAGCGCATCGCCGACTGCTGCCCTGAATTCGCAGGCTTGCGCACGCTGCTGCGCCGAGCCGCGCCAGGGCTCGCGTTCGGGCCGGACGCCGCGGCCGAGATGCGCTCGCGGCTGCCCGCGCTCGTCGACCGCGCGCCGCGCGTGCGGCTCACGACCGCGCTCGACGTCCTCGCTTTCCTCGCCGACGCGCACGCGACGCCGCTCGCGACGGCCGCCGCCTACCACACCGCCGACGGCGCCGCGCTCGCGCCCGAAGCCGAGCGCCTCGACCGCGTGCTCGACCTGCTCGACCGCCGC harbors:
- a CDS encoding helix-turn-helix domain-containing protein, with the protein product MKPRYERIAIPEGCSVRVYRRRLAQIPFEWHHHPEYELTLTLNSRGKRFVGDHVADYAGDDLVLVPPNLPHTWASDARIDPDAPLVALVVWFDGDWAQRIADCCPEFAGLRTLLRRAAPGLAFGPDAAAEMRSRLPALVDRAPRVRLTTALDVLAFLADAHATPLATAAAYHTADGAALAPEAERLDRVLDLLDRRFHEPLRIAELAAVAHLSERSLQRRFAQHVGETIGRYLQRLRLAHAARLLASTDWPVSLVATRSGYANLANFNRQFLTARQMTPRAYRQFLAEHDRPPDDAPARTKGIDVRPPSLERGTTTKTRR